One genomic region from Myxocyprinus asiaticus isolate MX2 ecotype Aquarium Trade chromosome 27, UBuf_Myxa_2, whole genome shotgun sequence encodes:
- the casp3b gene encoding caspase-3b isoform X1: MDCVSHLMHKVMSNGRPKGEDCVDARPKDDQDSHLTDNGRDQADANTPSDSYQYNMKFPSLGQCVIINNKNFHRSTGMGVRNGTDVDANNVMAVFSKLGFKISFFNDQTVSQMRDLLTKVSQLDHSHSAMFVCVLLSHGDDGKIFGTDGCIDLKEFTVLFRGDRCPTLVGKPKLFFIQACRGSELDSGVECDSVSDSEGTQRIPVEADFLYAYSTAPGYYSWRNCSNGSWFISSLCEMLRTYGRQLEIMQIMTRVNRKVALDFKSSSNLPGFSGMKQIPCIVSMLTKELYFPK, from the exons ATGGATTGTGTGAGTCATCTTATGCATA AAGTCATGTCGAACGGAAGACCAAAGGGAGAGGACTGTGTGGATGCCAGACCAAAGGATGACCAAGA TTCACATCTCACAGACAATGGAAGAGATCAAGCAGATGCCAATACACCGTCAGACTCTTATCAATACAACATGAAGTTCCCTAGCCTAGGACAATGTGTCATCATCAACAATAAGAATTTCCATAGAAGCACAG GAATGGGAGTTCGTAACGGGACAGACGTGGATGCAAATAATGTAATGGCGGTTTTCTCAAAGCTGGGTTTCAAAATCAGTTTTTTCAATGATCAAACTGTCTCACAGATGAGAGATTTGTTAACTAAAG TGTCTCAGTTGGACCACAGTCATTCggccatgtttgtgtgtgtgttgttgagtCATGGAGATGATGGTAAGATATTCGGTACAGATGGCTGTATAGATCTGAAAGAATTCACTGTACTCTTCAGAGGAGACCGCTGCCCTACACTTGTGGGAAAACCCAAGCTTTTCTTCATACAG gCTTGTCGAGGCTCAGAGCTGGACTCTGGCGTTGAGTGTGACAGTGTGAGTGACTCGGAGGGAACACAGAGAATTCCTGTCGAGGCAGACTTCCTGTATGCATACTCCACTGCTCCAG GTTATTACTCCTGGAGGAACTGCAGTAACGGCTCCTGGTTCATCTCCTCTCTATGTGAGATGCTGAGGACATACGGCAGGCAACTGGAGATCATGCAGATCATGACGCGTGTCAACCGCAAGGTGGCGCTGGACTTCAAATCCTCCTCCAATCTGCCTGGATTCAGCGGCATGAAACAGATACCATGCATTGTATCTATGTTGACCAAAGAACTCTATTTCCCTAAATGA
- the casp3b gene encoding caspase-3b isoform X2 — protein MSNGRPKGEDCVDARPKDDQDSHLTDNGRDQADANTPSDSYQYNMKFPSLGQCVIINNKNFHRSTGMGVRNGTDVDANNVMAVFSKLGFKISFFNDQTVSQMRDLLTKVSQLDHSHSAMFVCVLLSHGDDGKIFGTDGCIDLKEFTVLFRGDRCPTLVGKPKLFFIQACRGSELDSGVECDSVSDSEGTQRIPVEADFLYAYSTAPGYYSWRNCSNGSWFISSLCEMLRTYGRQLEIMQIMTRVNRKVALDFKSSSNLPGFSGMKQIPCIVSMLTKELYFPK, from the exons ATGTCGAACGGAAGACCAAAGGGAGAGGACTGTGTGGATGCCAGACCAAAGGATGACCAAGA TTCACATCTCACAGACAATGGAAGAGATCAAGCAGATGCCAATACACCGTCAGACTCTTATCAATACAACATGAAGTTCCCTAGCCTAGGACAATGTGTCATCATCAACAATAAGAATTTCCATAGAAGCACAG GAATGGGAGTTCGTAACGGGACAGACGTGGATGCAAATAATGTAATGGCGGTTTTCTCAAAGCTGGGTTTCAAAATCAGTTTTTTCAATGATCAAACTGTCTCACAGATGAGAGATTTGTTAACTAAAG TGTCTCAGTTGGACCACAGTCATTCggccatgtttgtgtgtgtgttgttgagtCATGGAGATGATGGTAAGATATTCGGTACAGATGGCTGTATAGATCTGAAAGAATTCACTGTACTCTTCAGAGGAGACCGCTGCCCTACACTTGTGGGAAAACCCAAGCTTTTCTTCATACAG gCTTGTCGAGGCTCAGAGCTGGACTCTGGCGTTGAGTGTGACAGTGTGAGTGACTCGGAGGGAACACAGAGAATTCCTGTCGAGGCAGACTTCCTGTATGCATACTCCACTGCTCCAG GTTATTACTCCTGGAGGAACTGCAGTAACGGCTCCTGGTTCATCTCCTCTCTATGTGAGATGCTGAGGACATACGGCAGGCAACTGGAGATCATGCAGATCATGACGCGTGTCAACCGCAAGGTGGCGCTGGACTTCAAATCCTCCTCCAATCTGCCTGGATTCAGCGGCATGAAACAGATACCATGCATTGTATCTATGTTGACCAAAGAACTCTATTTCCCTAAATGA